A single region of the Brassica rapa cultivar Chiifu-401-42 chromosome A03, CAAS_Brap_v3.01, whole genome shotgun sequence genome encodes:
- the LOC103860451 gene encoding bifunctional dihydrofolate reductase-thymidylate synthase 1, producing MTTTLNADAITPDPQRTYQVVVAATKQMGIGKDGKLPWNLPTDLKFFKDITQTTSDPTKKNAVVMGRKTWEAIPTKHRPLPGRLNVVLTRSGGFDIANTENVVTCSSVDSALHLLAAPPYCLSIERVFVIGGGDILREALNMPSCDAIHLTEIDTSIECDTFIPEVDTCVYQPWCSSVPVTENGLRFRFTSFVRVKSSADESSSNGSQQSPLQFDGKRFSFLPKMVFDQHEEFRYLNMVGDIISNGNVKNDRTGTGTLSKFGTQMKFNLRRSFPLLTTKRVFWRGVVEELLWFISGSTNAKVLQGKDIHIWDGNASREYLDGIGLSEREEGDLGRVYGFQWRHFGAKYTDMHADYTSQGFDQLADVIDKIKNNPDDRRIILSAWNPSDLKLMALPPCHMFAQFYVAEGELSCQMYQRSADMSLGVPFNIASYSLLTCMLAHVCDLVPGDFVHVIGDAHVYRTHVRPLQEQLQNPPKPFPINAEKKDIDSFVADDFDLIGYEPHKKIEMKMAV from the exons ATGACAACTACTCTCAATGCCGATGCTATAACTCCAGACCCTCAGAGGACTTACCAAGTCGTTGTAGCTGCAACCAAACAAATGGGTATCGGCAAAGACGGCAAATTGCCGTGGAACCTCCCCACTGATCTCAAGTTCTTCAAGGACATCACTCAAACAACATCCGATCCGACCAAGAAAAACGCTGTTGTGATGGGTAGAAAGACTTGGGAAGCTATCCCCACCAAGCACAGGCCCCTTCCCGGTCGCCTCAACGTTGTTCTAACTCGTTCCGGTGGGTTTGACATAGCCAACACTGAGAATGTTGTCACTTGCAGTAGTGTAGACTCTGCTCTTCATCTCCTAGCTGCTCCGCCGTATTGTTTGTCTATTGAGAGAGTGTTTGTCATAGGAGGTGGTGATATATTGAG GGAAGCATTGAACATGCCTAGTTGCGATGCTATTCATTTGACTGAGATTGATACAAGTATTGAATGTGATACGTTTATACCTGAGGTTGACACTTGTGTTTATCAGCCTTGGTGTTCTTCTGTTCCTGTTACTGAAAATGGACTTCGGTTTCGCTTCACCAGTTTTGTCCGTGTGAAGAGTTCTGCTGATGAGTCATCCTCTAACGGGTCACAACAGTCTCCTCTTCAGTTTGATGGGAAGAGGTTTTCGTTTCTTCCCAAGATGGTTTTTGATCAGCATGAGGAGTTTCGGTATTTGAATATGGTTGGTGATATTATCTCAAACGGTAACGTGAAGAATGATAGGACAGGGACTGGTACATTGTCGAAATTTGGAACACAGATGAAGTTCAATTTGCGCAGAAGCTTTCCACTTCTTACAACAAAG AGAGTGTTTTGGAGAGGTGTTGTTGAGGAGCTTCTATGGTTTATAAGTGGCTCAACTAATGCAAAG GTCCTTCAGGGAAAAGACATTCATATATGGGATGGGAATGCGTCAAGAGAGTATCTTGATGG TATTggtctgagtgagagagaggaAGGCGACCTTGGACGTGTTTATGGATTTCAATGGAGACACTTTGGCGCCAA GTACACAGATATGCATGCTGATTACACTAGCCAAGGCTTTGATCAGCTCGCAGACGTAATCGACAAGATCAAGAACAATCCTGATGATCGGCGTATCATATTATCTGCTTGGAACCCTTCTGACCTCAAGCTGATGGCGCTGCCTCCGTGCCACATGTTTGCGCAGTTCTATGTGGCGGAAGGGGAGCTCTCATGCCAGATGTATCAGCGTTCAGCGGATATGAGCCTTGGTGTGCCGTTTAACATTGCTTCCTACTCTCTTCTTACTTGCATGCTAGCTCATGTGTGTGATCTTGTCCCTGGTGATTTTGTCCATGTCATTGGGGATGCTCATGTGTATCGAACTCACGTGAGGCCTCTTCAAGAGCAGCTTCAGAACCCACCAAAACCTTTTCCT ATAAACGCTGAGAAGAAAGACATTGACTCTTTTGTAGCAGATGACTTTGACCTCATTGGTTATGAACCTCACAAGAAAATAGAGATGAAAATGGCGGTTTAG
- the LOC103860447 gene encoding 3-ketoacyl-CoA synthase 18, producing MANVKLLYHYLITHFFKLFFLPLIALVATKASSLTQEDFHNLWFHLQHNLQTLTIVFAIFTFGSTVYILTRPRPVYLVDYSCHLPPAHQKITVQMIRDNIKKNLEINPSLRLLGEESSLDFFYRVLERSGLGEETYLPNALHSVPPLQNMAAAREETEQVIFDAIDNLLTNTKVNTREIGIIILNSSTFNPTPSLSAMVVNKYKLRSNIKSINLGGMGCSAGVIAIDLAKDLLQVHKNTYALVVSTENISRNAYAGDNKSMIVANCLFRLGGAAILLSNKSEDRRRSKYKLLHTVRTHTGADDKSFRCVQQEDDDKGKTGISLTKDITSVAGRTITKNIATLGPLVLPMSEKLLFFKTYLRKKYFDDKIKHYVPDFKRAIDHFCIHAGGRALIDELEKSLGLSPVDVEPSRSTLHRFGNTSSSSIWYELAYTEAKGRMKKGNKAWQIALGSGFKCNSAVWVALRDVNPSVNSPWEHCIDKYPVKLDL from the coding sequence ATGGCTAACGTAAAGCTTCTTTACCATTACCTCATAACCCACTTTTTCAAGCTCTTCTTTCTCCCATTAATAGCACTAGTGGCCACTAAAGCATCAAGCCTAACCCAAGAAGATTTCCACAATCTCTGGTTCCATCTCCAACACAACCTCCAAACTCTAACCATTGTCTTTGCAATTTTCACATTCGGGTCAACCGTATATATCTTGACCCGACCTAGACCTGTTTACCTCGTTGATTACTCCTGCCATCTTCCTCCTGCGCATCAAAAGATCACAGTCCAAATGATCAGAGATAATATCAAAAAGAATCTAGAAATAAATCCTTCTCTAAGATTACTGGGCGAGGAGTCGTCTTTGGACTTCTTTTATAGGGTTCTTGAACGTTCAGGCCTGGGGGAAGAGACCTACCTTCCTAATGCACTTCATAGCGTTCCACCTCTCCAGAACATGGCGGCGGCACGTGAAGAGACAGAACAAGTCATCTTCGACGCCATAGACAATCTCTTAACCAACACCAAAGTCAACACGCGCGAGATAGGTATAATCATCCTCAACTCCAGCACGTTTAACCCGACTCCTTCGCTCTCAGCGATGGTGGTGAACAAGTACAAGCTTAGGAGCAACATCAAAAGCATCAATCTCGGCGGTATGGGATGCAGCGCAGGCGTCATCGCCATCGATCTCGCTAAGGACTTGTTGCAAGTTCACAAGAACACTTACGCTCTTGTGGTGAGCACAGAGAATATCAGCCGTAACGCGTACGCAGGCGACAACAAATCTATGATTGTCGCCAACTGCTTGTTTCGTCTCGGTGGAGCCGCGATATTGCTCTCTAACAAGTCTGAAGACAGAAGACGTTCCAAGTATAAACTGCTCCACACGGTTCGGACACACACCGGAGCGGATGACAAATCTTTTAGATGTGTGCAGCAAGAAGATGATGATAAGGGCAAAACCGGAATCTCATTAACCAAAGACATAACCTCTGTTGCTGGGAGGACTATTACCAAAAACATAGCCACTTTGGGTCCATTGGTTCTTCCCATGAGCGAGAAGCTCCTCTTTTTCAAGACTTATTTACGCAAGAAGTACTTCGACGACAAGATTAAACACTATGTTCCGGATTTTAAGCGTGCCATTGATCATTTTTGTATCCACGCGGGTGGGAGAGCTCTGATCGATGAGCTCGAGAAAAGCTTGGGGCTATCTCCGGTTGACGTGGAGCCATCGAGATCGACTTTGCATAGGTTTGGTAATACTTCTTCGAGCTCTATTTGGTATGAGTTGGCTTATACGGAGGCTAAAGGTAGGATGAAGAAAGGGAACAAAGCTTGGCAGATTGCTTTAGGTTCAGGTTTTAAGTGTAACAGTGCGGTGTGGGTGGCTTTACGCGATGTTAACCCTTCGGTTAATAGTCCTTGGGAACATTGCATTGACAAATACCCGGTTAAGCTTGATCTTTGA
- the LOC103860450 gene encoding 40S ribosomal protein S25-3, protein MAPKKDKVPPPSSKPAKSGGGKQKKKKWSKGKQKEKVNNMVLFDQATYDKLLSEAPKFKLITPSILSDRLRINGSLARKAIRDLMAKGTIRMVSTHSSQQIYTRATHN, encoded by the exons ATG GCACCGAAGAAGGATAAAGTTCCACCACCGTCCTCAAAGCCGGCCAAATCCGGCGGCggaaagcagaagaagaag AAGTGGAGCAAGGGAAAGCAAAAGGAGAAGGTGAACAACATGGTTCTCTTCGATCAAGCTACTTACGACAAGCTTCTCTCCGAAGCTCCCAAGTTCAAACTCATCACTCCTTCCATCCTCTCCGACCGTCTTCGG ATCAATGGGTCACTTGCTAGGAAGGCCATTAGAGATTTGATGGCTAAAGGAACCATCAGGATGGTCTCTACTCACTCTAGCCAGCAGATTTACACTAGGGCCACCCACAACTAA
- the LOC103860448 gene encoding F-box protein At2g16365, giving the protein MSKKKESAWLGRWTQLGNEVKFYDQSSGSDSKELIRAEDKEVLPFPMFKVNTTKLQAKDDVGSSSKAMAANKRMPWMYNDDVQEKTTQNLLELMRPVRFYATVDSVQRVSGEINLPEEDGHHPQLLKGSMKLKGKIFGGYLDLFPNVDHHQHKGGGGVRLESLESSKDTKEGKNESSAETDTLEMDKLQMMHLSGSIASSSTKGKGRKGDSPVPRTEIPDMNEEPPLVMDGENSVDGHQGEETSNSATQSMNVDHFLSRGCKRVGLEQEPEASSNWVKRLKRNSFDSSGHDETKSLMKIEEEGNNNNNNLFLEILKSGINNLQPRNQEPDTPQIKGGDDDVTLQHPWIQRWCKKKDTDQPEGEDVRFETENQKEMEKKQYPSIAAMALMGKALSGLNPYGLRKTDSLMVWNARDLR; this is encoded by the exons ATGAGCAAGAAAAAGGAATCTGCTTGGTTAGGTCGTTGGACTCAGTTAGGTAATGAAGTGAAGTTTTATGATCAGAGTAGTGGTAGTGACTCTAAGGAGTTGATTAGGGCTGAAGATAAAGAGGTGTTGCCGTTTCCTATGTTCAAGGTCAATACTACAAAGCTTCAAGCCAAAGACGATGTGGGTTCAAGCTCGAAAGCTATGGCTGCTAATAAAAGAATGCCTTGGATGTATAATGACGATGTTCAAGAAAAGACTACACAGAACCTGCTAGAGTTGATGAGACCAGTGAGGTTTTACGCAACGGTTGATTCGGTTCAGAGAGTTTCTGGAGAGATCAACTTGCCAGAAGAAGATGGTCATCATCCTCAGCTACTGAAGGGCTCCATGAAACTCAAAGGGAAGATTTTTGGTGGGTATCTTGATCTGTTTCCTAATGTAGATCATCACCAGCataaaggaggaggaggagttaGGCTGGAGTCTCTGGAAAGCTCAAAGGATACCAAAGAAGGGAAGAATGAATCATCTGCGGAGACTGATACCTTGGAAATGGATAAACTTCAGATGATGCATCTCTCTG GCTCCATTGCTTCTTCCTCAACTAAGGGCAAAGGACGAAAAGGCGATTCGCCCGTTCCTAGGACTGAGATACCTGACATGAATGAAGAACCGCCTCTGGTTATGGATGGAGAGAACTCAGTAGATGGGCATCAGGGAGAAGAAACAAGCAACTCAGCTACTCAAAGCATGAACGTGGACCATTTTCTCTCTAGAGGCTGCAAACGTGTGGGGTTGGAACAAGAACCGGAAGCCAGCAGTAATTGGGTCAAGCGTCTGAAGAGAAACTCCTTTGATTCCAGCGGACATGATGAAACCAAGAGCCTGATGAAGATTGAAGAAGAAgggaacaacaacaacaacaacctatTCCTTGAAATCTTGAAGTCAGGTATCAACAATCTCCAACCAAGAAATCAAGAACCTGACACTCCACAAATCAAGGGAGGCGATGACGACGTCACGCTTCAGCACCCATGGATCCAGAGATGGTGCAAGAAGAAGGATACAGATCAACCAGAAGGGGAAGATGTTAGGTTTGAGACAGAGAACCAAAAGGAGATGGAGAAGAAACAGTATCCGAGTATTGCAGCTATGGCACTGATGGGGAAGGCTCTGAGCGGTTTGAACCCGTATGGTCTTAGAAAGACAGACTCTCTCATGGTCTGGAATGCTCGGGATCTTAGGTAG